The following are encoded in a window of Clarias gariepinus isolate MV-2021 ecotype Netherlands chromosome 8, CGAR_prim_01v2, whole genome shotgun sequence genomic DNA:
- the morn4 gene encoding MORN repeat-containing protein 4 — MTLTRGSFTYSTGEEYSGEWKEGRRHGVGQLKFSDGTCYKGHFENGLFHGSGVLMFPDGSRYEGEFAQGKFQGVGVFNRFDGMKFEGEFKNGRVEGHGLLTFPDGSHGIPRNEGVFSDNKLLKREKSQAVVQRARSSACTARSLTV, encoded by the exons ATGACACTGACCAGAGGCTCCTTTACTTACTCAACTGGAGAAGAGTACAGTGGTGAATGGAAGGAAG GAAGGCGACATGGTGTAGGACAGCTGAAGTTCTCTGATGGCACATGTTACAAGGGTCACTTTGAGAATGGTCTGTTCCATGGCTCTGGGGTCTTAATGTTCCCTGATGGATCCAG GTATGAAGGTGAATTCGCCCAAGGAAAATTCCAAGGTGTTGGAGTTTTTAACAGATTTGACGGGATGAAATTTGAAGGAGAATTCAAAAATGGCCGTGTGGAAGGACATG GCTTGCTGACATTTCCGGATGGTTCCCATGGTATCCCACGGAACGAAGGGGTCTTTTCTGACAACAAGCTGCTAAAGCGGGAGAAGAGCCAGGCAGTGGTGCAAAGAGCCCGGAGCTCAGCCTGCACTGCACGCAGCCTCACTGTATGA
- the ankrd2 gene encoding LOW QUALITY PROTEIN: ankyrin repeat domain-containing protein 2 (The sequence of the model RefSeq protein was modified relative to this genomic sequence to represent the inferred CDS: deleted 1 base in 1 codon) yields MDKDVLWATSTIVDQKVELDKHEQKCRTCAQKLGILIVDNTKEKEEMNNESLNETLANIQVEQWVRKTSSDLRHDIVHLESANNITELHLRKKTKNIAAKSTYLSSIHVTPVECENFLEAATNGDLKVVDKFLHDGGDPNTADKFRKSALHRAAFEGHVKIVKRLLDKGANIDFQDRLACTAVHWASRGGSLDALKLLQSSGADLNVKDKLLSTPLHVATRTGNSEIVEHLLSSGVQINATDWEGDTALHDAVRLNRCKMVKSLLLAGADMKIKNAEGVTAKEQVKMWQCDTKEIFDELEKYS; encoded by the exons ATGGATAAGGATGTCCTGTGGGCCACGAGC ACGATAGTGGATCAAAAAGTTGAGTTGGATAAGCACGAGCAG AAATGTAGAACCTGTGCACAAAAGCTGGGAATTTTGATTGTGgataacacaaaagaaaaagaagagatgaACAATGAATCACTCAATGAGACTCTTGCAAATATTCAG GTGGAGCAATGGGTGAGGAAGACCTCATCTGATCTCAGGCATGATATAGTGCATCTAGAAAGTGCTAACAATATTACTGAACtccatttaaggaaaaaaactaagaatATAGCAGCAAAATCGACTTACTTAAGCAGTATTCATGTG ACTCCTGTGGAATGTGAAAACTTCTTAGAGGCAGCCACAAATGGAGACCTCAAAGTGGTTGATAAGTTCTTACACGATGGAGGAGACCCAAACACAGCTGATAAG TTCAGAAAATCAGCACTTCATAGAGCTGCCTTTGAGGGACATGTTAAAATTGTGAAGAGATTACTGGATAAAGGAGCAAACATTGACTTCCAAGACCGG TTGGCATGTACAGCTGTGCACTGGGCCAGCAGGGGTGGAAGTCTTGATGCTCTTAAACTCCTGCAGAGCAGTGGCGCCGACTTAAATGTCAAAGACAAA CTTCTGAGCACTCCATTACATGTGGCTACTAGAACAGGCAACTCGGAAATTGTGGAGCATCTTCTATCAAGTGGTGTTCAGATTAATGCAACAGATTGG GAAGGTGATACTGCGTTACATGATGCTGTCAGATTGAACCGATGCAAAATGGTCAAGTCATTACTACTGGCAGGAGCAGACATGAAGATTAAAAATGCT GAGGGTGTTACAGCAAAGGAGCAGGTGAAGATGTGGCAGTGTGACACTAAGGAGATATTTGATGAACTGGAGAAGTACAGCTGA
- the nkx1.2la gene encoding NK1 transcription factor related 2-like,a, which yields MFEHQENPALKTTTGHRISFSVMDILDPHKFTRKKLDGLSTANTETPFRRTEFDNMSSSPSGRDTPSPTESLLSNKNPGECTEEERCNSPHTPEVEAPTLADTHSRLSCPKDPDEADGDEESSSVNGVADASSTEDPARRRRRSRADHGSARPRRARTAFTYEQLVALENKFRATRYLSVCERLNLALALSLTETQVKIWFQNRRTKWKKQNPGAADSILQTSSSSVSPGPGLCGSAVVGFHSFPPFSGGNGIFHSSSAVPISSSSTLLRPLFSRGYLQPTFFQPHL from the exons ATGTTTGAACATCAGGAGAATCCCGCGCTGAAAACAACGACCGGTCACAGAATTTCCTTCTCTGTTATGGACATTTTGGACCCTCACAAGTTCACGCGTAAAAAGCTAGACGGACTTTCCACAGCGAACACTGAGACGCCTTTTCGGAGAACAGAGTTTGACAACATGTCCAGTTCACCCTCTGGCAGAGACACTCCTTCTCCAACTGAGTCATTACTTAGTAACAAAAATCCAG GTGAATGCACAGAAGAGGAGCGGTGCAACTCGCCACACACGCCTGAAGTGGAGGCCCCCACCCTCGCAGACACACATTCTCGGCTCTCTTGTCCCAAAGATCCGGATGAGGCGGACGGCGATGAAGAAAGCAGCAGTGTTAACGGTGTCGCAGACGCATCGAGCACGGAGGATCCCGCGCGCCGCCGCCGCCGGTCCCGGGCCGATCACGGGAGCGCGCGCCCCCGACGCGCCAGAACCGCGTTCACATACGAGCAGCTGGTGGCGCTGGAGAACAAGTTCCGCGCAACGCGCTACCTGTCCGTGTGCGAGAGACTGAACCTGGCGCTGGCGCTCAGTCTGACAGAGACCCAGGTGAAGATCTGGTTTCAGAACCGCCGAACAAAATGGAAGAAACAAAATCCAGGAGCTGCAGACAGCATCCTGCAAACGTCGAGCTCGAGCGTAAGTCCGGGTCCGGGACTGTGCGGGTCAGCCGTGGTGGGATTTCACTCTTTCCCGCCTTTCAGTGGCGGAAATGGTATCTTCCACTCTTCCAGTGCCGTACCAATATCATCTTCTAGTACGCTTCTGCGTCCGTTATTTTCTAGGGGCTACCTGCAGCCCACCTTCTTCCAGCCTCATTTATAA
- the st3gal7 gene encoding ST3 beta-galactoside alpha-2,3-sialyltransferase 7, which produces MVTFKLLSLKEHEENSDPPQANADRAESPGTEDRNGSGKFFLSQRKNLGLSLTLLLSCYSAILVPAYLPAKQPIWTASSMEKDMAILDHSAALLSQPCISGFTKTKLQKVSNFHSLLQVPVFLQNGSRHWKLTPPLGLQGSESALAKALSVLPYCGPPSVSGRCRRCMVVGSGGILHGKHLGAHIDKYDIIIRMNNAPVFGFEKDVGSRTTIRLIYPEAASFLPQEYQNTDIIALVVFKRLDLEWLTSIVTKKPLSWWSKLWFWRDVVNDIPLQPGSFRIVNPEILNQTWHVMQSYGKHETKLVPTLGLIGVVLALQLCDEVSLAGFGYDFQHPGSLLHYYGTVRMDHMMAQVVHDVSIEQILLRYLVKAGVVRDVTGGV; this is translated from the exons ATGGTGACTTTTAAGCTCCTGAGCCTGAAAGAGCATGAGGAAAACAGTGATCCTCCTCAGGCTAATGCAGACAGAGCTGAGAGCCCGGGTACTGAAGACAGGAATGGTTCTGGAAAATTCTTTCTCTCACA GCGGAAAAACCTTGGGCTGAGCCTCACACTTCTTCTTAGCTGTTATTCAGCAATCCTTGTTCCTGCTTATCTGCCTGCTAAGCAACCAATCTGGACTGCAAGCTCCATGGAAAAAGATATG GCTATACTGGATCACTCAGCAGCTCTGCTGTCTCAGCCATGTATAAGTGGCTTTACCAAGACAAAGCTGCAAAAAGTGTCGAACTTCCACAGCCTGCTTCAGGTTCCAGTGTTCTTGCAGAATGGATCCAGACACTGGAAACTGACACCTCCATTAGGTCTGCAAGGCAGTGAGAGTGCTTTGGCAAAGGCACTTAGCGTTTTGCCCTATTGTGGACCACCCTCAGTCTCAGGCAGGTGTAGAAGATGTATGGTGGTTGGAAGTGGTGGAATCTTACATGGCAAACATCTTGGAGCCCATATTGATAAATATGACATCATTATAAG AATGAACAATGCACCAGTGTTTGGATTTGAGAAAGATGTAGGTTCAAGAACCACAATTCGACTGATATATCCTGAAGCAGCATCCTTCTTGCCACAAGAATATCAGAACACAGACATAATAGCTTTAGTTGTATTCAAGAGACTAGATTTAGAGTGGCTGACCTCTATTGTAACAAAAAAACCTTTG AGCTGGTGGTCTAAACTGTGGTTCTGGAGAGATGTTGTAAATGATATCCCTCTTCAACCAGGCAGTTTTCGCATCGTGAACCCTGAAATACTCAATCAGACATGGCATGTGATGCAATCCTATGGGAAACATGAAACCAAG TTAGTGCCTACTCTAGGCCTCATTGGCGTGGTGCTGGCACTACAGCTCTGTGATGAAGTGAGCCTGGCAGGCTTTGGATATGACTTTCAACATCCTGGATCACTGCTTCATTACTATGGGACTGTACGCATGGACCACATGATGGCACAAGTAGTGCATGATGTCAGCATTGAGCAAATTTTACTGCGTTACCTTGTCAAGGCTGGAGTTGTGCGTGATGTGACAGGTGGAGTGTAA